GGGGGGAATCATCCCCGGAATCCTGATGATGGCCTTCCTGATGGCGACCACCAGCGTCACGAGCCGACTCAAGCGCTACGATCCGCCCAAGGCCGACGCGCCAAAGCTCACGATGAAAGAACTCCTGGACAACCTCAAGGATTCCGCCTGGGCCCTGATGTTCCCGATCATCCTGATCTTCGGAATCCGCTTCGGTCTCTTCACGCCGTCGGAATCGGGGGCCTTCGCCGTCGTCTACGCCCTCGTGATCGGAAAATTCGTCTATAAAAAGCTCACGTGGCAGACCTTCAAGGAAGCCCTCGTAACGACGATCAAAGATAACGGCGCCATCATGCTTATTATCGCCATGTCGGGCCCCTTCAGCTACGCGATCACCTGGGTGCGGGTACCGGTCGTCTTAAGCCGGTTCCTGTTCGGCATAACGACAAACCCGCAGATCATGGTGCTCCTGATGCTGGGCTTCCTCTTTATCTCGGGCATGTTCGTGGACAGCAACGTCAATTTCCTGCTGCTGACGCCCATATTCCTCCCCATGGTCAAGCAAATGGGGATCGATCCCGTGCATTTCGGCGTCCTCATGGCGACCATGGTGACTCTGGGGGTGATGACACCTCCCATCGGCTCGGCCCTCTACACGGTCTGCGGCATCATCGACTGCCCTGTGGAGGAATATACGAAAGAATCGCTGCCCTTCCTGGGCGCGGTGATTCTCGAACTGGCAATCCTTGTGTTCTTTCCCGGCGTCGTAACCTGGATACCGAACATGATTTTTGGTAAATAACAGATGAAAAAAGGAGGTAATTATGGAAAACGCAAAGTGCAAAAAACCTTTGATACTCCTCGTTCTCTCTCTTGTTCTCCTGATTATCGGCGCGTTTATTTCCCGTTATATCTGGACGTCGAAAGGAACCGTACGCATTGAGGAAGTGGAATTTACCGATGACAACGGCGCTCCGCTCCGGGGGATAGTCTATATTCCCAATGGGGTGACGGCGGAAAATCCCGCTCCGGGTGTCATCGTCAACCACGGCTATTCTTCGTCCACGGACGCGCTGGAACTGGACGCCATCGAACTCTCGCGCAGAGGTCTCGTCGTGATGGCCATGGACGGCTATGACCACGGGACTTCGGGCGCGCCCACGCCCCTGAAAAAAGCCGACGCCACCACCGGCGACTACGGGATTTACTCCGTTGTCCAATATTTTGGGAAACTGCCCTATGTGGACAAGACGAAGATCGGCGTAACCGGCCATTCCATGGGCGCGGAAAATTCCCGGGGCTCGACCCTCCGGTCCTACCAGGCCCATGAGACCGATCCTTCGATCATCACGCCCAAGGCCGTCTTCCTTCAGGCCAATTCGCCGAAGCTGACCAAGGAAGGCGTCGAACCTCTGAACGCCTACCCGATTGACTACGGCGTAAGCGTCGGCCGCTGGGATGAATTCGCGATTATGCTCTGGGGCATCCCCAAGGCCTCCGATTACAAAAACACCAAGGCCTTCAAGGCCATGGTCGGCATAGAAGCCCCCGAGTACGACACGCTCTACGCCTACGGGAGCGACACGCCCCTGACCCGCGAGCAGGCCATACAAGCCGGAGAAGAAGGCAAGCTGAGAATCGGGTGGATCCAGGACAACACGCATTCCTTCCTCTGCTTCAACGGTCTGGCCGCCGCGAGAACCCTCGAGTTTTTCGACCTCTCGCTCTGCGGGGGGAAACTCGCCGAAAAACTTCCCTACACCGACCAAATCTGGCATTACAAGGTGATCGGCGCGTCCATGATGCTCGCGGGCTTTGTTTTGCTGATGATCGCCCTCGGCATGACCCTGCTGCAAACGGCGTTTTTCAAACCCATCGTGCAGCCGGAACCCGTAAGTCTCATCACGCTCCACGACGGGAAGGCCAAAGGCATGTATACGGCCTTTTATGTGTTTTCCTTCCTCGTGCCCGCCTTTCTCTTTACTTGGGCCAATGAAATCCGCGTTCACGCGACCTGGGCCAATGTCATCGCGCCCCAGATCAAGTTTCCGACTACGAATTTCTGGAACCTGCCCGTGGTAAACGGCGCGGTTGTCTTTAACGTCGTGCACGGGGCCATTATGATCGCGCTCTTCGCGGTGATCTATTTCCTGATCGCGAAACCCAACGGCGGTAAATTCTCCAGTACGGGCCTGACCGTATCGCCCGAAAAAATCGGAAAATCCATTCTGCTGGCCATCGTGGTCTTCGTGATCTTCTATATCGTCGTTCACATTTTCCACGCCGCGACCGGCATGGAATTCGGCTTCTACAAATTCTACATCAAAGCCATGAGCGCGGACAAATGGGGCAGATTCATCAAATACTTCCTGTTCTTCTTCGTGTACGCCCTGATCAGCGGCGTGCTCCTGAACAGCATTACGCGCGTCAACGGCCTCAAGGAATGGCAGAATTTCCTCCTGATGCTCGTCGTGAGCGTAGGCGGTCTCGCTTTGTTCCAGTTTGTAAACTATCAAGTGCTCTACAAAACCGGCTATCAGCTGCTGTTCTTCGTACCGGGAACGGCGGCGGCCAAAGGGGCCGTCCCCGTAGGGGCTCTGGCTGCGGCGGGACTGACGGGCGGCGGGCTGCCCAACTGCTACAGCGGCATCGTCCTCTACGCTTCGTTCTTCTCGGTACCGGCCGGAACGGTCCTGACCCGGGTATTTTACAAAAAAACCGGCAACGTATGGGCCGGCGCCATGCTGGTCGGACTCTTCTCCACGTTCCTCGCCGTGTGCGGCGCCAATGTGGGGCGGATTTTGTAAATCCTTCCAAGAGCCTTGCGCGAATAATTCAAAATGGGGCGGCGCAACCGCGCGCCCCATTTTGTGATGGATCGTTTTCCGATAAGTTGTTCCCGGACGGGCCTTCGCTTCTTTATCTGATCAGCACGAGATGGCGGGGAATCCCCTCGACCATCACCGGCGGCACGTCGCCCTGAATCAGCGGGGTCACATAATCGATAAATTCGTGGGTCACATAGGTCCCGTCTTCGGTGATCCAGTTCCTCGGCACCAGTTTTTCGTCATTGGCGATCTTGTGCACGTCGTAGATCCCCGTGGAGCACTGGTAGGGATCGTCGGAGACCCGGTCGATAACGACCATTTTGCCGCTTTCTCCTTCATCGGCGGCTTTGACGGCCGCTCCGCCCACCATGAAGGCCTCGTTGACGTCGATCCGCGACGACAGATGGGAGGCGCTCCGCTGCAGCGTGGAAAGTTCGATGCTCCTGGTCTTGACGCCCAATTCCCCCGCCACAAAGCTCGCCAGATAGTTGGCGGTGCCCGAAAGCTGTTTGTGACCGAAGGCGTCCACGTAATCGCTGGACGAAGCGACGTCGCAGACATAGCGCCCGTCCTTGAGCTTGATGCCTTCGGAAACGCAGACGACCAGCGAATGCTTCTTCTTAAACAGCGCCTTGACTTTTTCGATGAAGGCTCCGGGATCGAAAGGCAATTCCGGCAGGTAGATCAGATCGGGCCCGTCGCAGTCCTCGCCCCTGGAGAGGGCGGAGGCGCCCGTGAGCCAGCCGGCGTTTCTCCCCATGATCTCCACGATGGTGATCACGTCTTTTTTGTAGCTCAGACCCACGCCGTCCCGGATGAGTTCCTTGACCGAGGTCCCGATGTATTTGGCGGCGCTGCCGTAACCCGGCGTATGGTCCGTCAGGGCCAGGTCGTTGTCGATGGTCTTGGGGACGCCGATAAATTTCTGCTCGTGCCCGAACAGAATCGCGTAATCGTATAATTTTTTGATCGTATCCATGGAATCGTTGCCGCCGATATAGATAAAGCCTTCGATTTCCAGTTTGTTCAGAATTTCGAAAATCTTTTCGTACATTTGCTTGTTTTCATGGATTTCCGGCAGTTTGAAGCGGCAGGACCCCAGAAAGGCCGAAGGGGTACGCTTCAGAATCTCGCTGTCCAGCTCGTTTTTGATTTGGGTGGACAAATCCACGTATTGTTCGTCCAAAAATCCCTGGATGCCGTGAAGCATCCCGTAGATCTTTTGGAAGCCTCTGTCTTTCGCGGTTTTGTACACCCCCGCGAGACTGGAGTTGATGACGGCGGTCGGTCCGCCCGACTGCCCGACGATGATGTTTCTTTTCATTTCCTTTCATACCTCCGCTGATAATTGAAATTTCGGGTCACCGCGCTCCGGCGGGCCCGTTGTGGCGATCAATAGATAAAGCTGTCGTTGAAATAGGCGACAAGGGAACGCAGTTCTTTTTCCGTACTGCCGACGGTATAGATATCGATCCCCGCGATGCCGTTCTTGCAGGCATACTCAAGGGAAATGATCTGATCGTTTTTCGCGTTGGTCACGAGGTAAAAGCGGGAAGAAGTCGCGTTCCGATCGGGGTTGAAATAGGTGAGGACAAGCTTGTTGACGTAAGGGGAGCTCTTGAGGGAATTGACGATGATATCGAGCTCGGGCAGCATATCGGTCCGGAGGATCACGTCCTTGTCATAGGGCGACCAGGCTGTGCGGTAATTGGGCAGATGACTCGTGTCCGTGGAGATCTTCGTGTAGAATTCGCCGAAGGCCGAAAGGGAGATCATCTCCTTGCCGTTGATTTCGAGGCGTTCGATAAAATCCAGCATCCTTGTGTCTTCGGCTAAAAAATGCGCCACTTTTTCCGGCGGGACATAGTCCGTGTTCCGGAATGTATCGAAAAATTCCCGGTGTTCCCAATAATAATTATAGTCAATTCGTACGGGAAATGGCGATATTTCCGTGATCTCTGAAAATTCATCGAACATGAAATACGAACGGACATGAAGGATCTGGGCCATCATGCCCACGATAAAGATTTCGGCCTTGTAGCCGCCCACCGTACAGACGCCGACATTCACGCGATTGCCGACTTTTTCATTGATAATGGCGTTGATCTCCTCGATCAGGGCCCTGAGGCCGTATACGCGAAAATCCAGATGATTCCGCTTGTTCAGCTTGTAAATGATCTTTTTTTCCGTCGTTTCGCCCAATTTGTGCTTTTTGATGATTTTCTCCAGCACCTCGGCGGCCAGTTTTCCGTTTTCGGAATCGTGAACGACCAAAAAGATCCGTTTTCCGGAAAAAAAACCCTTGTCGAGCATGTTTTTCAGGGCGAAGGCTTCGGGACTGACGCTGGAGTCGCTGAGAATATCCCCGTTTTTTTTCTCAAAGTACTCGAGAATATCGTCGGCGACCGGACTGCTTTTTGAGGCCCGGGCCTCTTTATAGTCCTCCACAAGCTTCGTTCCTACGGTCATGATCAGATTGTCCATTTTCGTCCTCCTTTTTGTTTCAGGAACTGCGTTTTCCTTATATTATGCCACTTACCGCAAAAAATGTCAAGGGTTGAGGGAGAATTTGCCGTTTATTGCGGAAAAATTTTCCGCTTCCCCTTGACAGCAAGCCGGGAAACTGGTATACTTTTTAGAGCCGGGACAAATATCGGATGGAAAGGTGGCCGAGCGGTTGAAGGCACATGTCTCGAAAACATGCATACCCTCCGGGTATCGGGGGTTCGAATCCCCCCCTTTCCGCCATTTGAACATAACGCGAACCAGACATGAACGTTTTCAGGGATCAGGGTCGCTTTTGTTTTATTTTCCGGCAAACGGGGGCAAATTTGGCTGAAACACAAGATTTCAGGCTTGTCAATCGAATTTGATCAGAAGGAGGGGTGTTATGAGCGTAGTTTCCATCGTCAGAACAAAAGGGGAAGAGGAGAAAGCCATCGCGCAGGCGGTAAGGGAAGCGGTGCGGGAGGCGGGGGGCATGTCCGCCGTGGTGAAACCGGGCTGGACCGTCATCGTAAAACCCAATTGGGTGGCCGTTCCGCCTGAACGGCTCA
Above is a window of Fusobacteriaceae bacterium DNA encoding:
- a CDS encoding antitoxin, translated to MDNLIMTVGTKLVEDYKEARASKSSPVADDILEYFEKKNGDILSDSSVSPEAFALKNMLDKGFFSGKRIFLVVHDSENGKLAAEVLEKIIKKHKLGETTEKKIIYKLNKRNHLDFRVYGLRALIEEINAIINEKVGNRVNVGVCTVGGYKAEIFIVGMMAQILHVRSYFMFDEFSEITEISPFPVRIDYNYYWEHREFFDTFRNTDYVPPEKVAHFLAEDTRMLDFIERLEINGKEMISLSAFGEFYTKISTDTSHLPNYRTAWSPYDKDVILRTDMLPELDIIVNSLKSSPYVNKLVLTYFNPDRNATSSRFYLVTNAKNDQIISLEYACKNGIAGIDIYTVGSTEKELRSLVAYFNDSFIY
- a CDS encoding TRAP transporter large permease, whose protein sequence is MGLLISCFVIFLVLGMPIAFVIGIAGFAYFASQAILPFEGAVQMVVLQSQSFAFLAVPFFIFAGNLMNVSGITEHLLSLARLLTRRMYGGTAQISVVLSTLMGGVSGSATADAAMETRILAPEMMRIGYSKGYICSVNCLTALITATIPPSLGLIIFGFVGEVSIARLFAGGIIPGILMMAFLMATTSVTSRLKRYDPPKADAPKLTMKELLDNLKDSAWALMFPIILIFGIRFGLFTPSESGAFAVVYALVIGKFVYKKLTWQTFKEALVTTIKDNGAIMLIIAMSGPFSYAITWVRVPVVLSRFLFGITTNPQIMVLLMLGFLFISGMFVDSNVNFLLLTPIFLPMVKQMGIDPVHFGVLMATMVTLGVMTPPIGSALYTVCGIIDCPVEEYTKESLPFLGAVILELAILVFFPGVVTWIPNMIFGK
- a CDS encoding 6-phosphofructokinase, producing the protein MKRNIIVGQSGGPTAVINSSLAGVYKTAKDRGFQKIYGMLHGIQGFLDEQYVDLSTQIKNELDSEILKRTPSAFLGSCRFKLPEIHENKQMYEKIFEILNKLEIEGFIYIGGNDSMDTIKKLYDYAILFGHEQKFIGVPKTIDNDLALTDHTPGYGSAAKYIGTSVKELIRDGVGLSYKKDVITIVEIMGRNAGWLTGASALSRGEDCDGPDLIYLPELPFDPGAFIEKVKALFKKKHSLVVCVSEGIKLKDGRYVCDVASSSDYVDAFGHKQLSGTANYLASFVAGELGVKTRSIELSTLQRSASHLSSRIDVNEAFMVGGAAVKAADEGESGKMVVIDRVSDDPYQCSTGIYDVHKIANDEKLVPRNWITEDGTYVTHEFIDYVTPLIQGDVPPVMVEGIPRHLVLIR
- a CDS encoding alpha/beta hydrolase, translating into MENAKCKKPLILLVLSLVLLIIGAFISRYIWTSKGTVRIEEVEFTDDNGAPLRGIVYIPNGVTAENPAPGVIVNHGYSSSTDALELDAIELSRRGLVVMAMDGYDHGTSGAPTPLKKADATTGDYGIYSVVQYFGKLPYVDKTKIGVTGHSMGAENSRGSTLRSYQAHETDPSIITPKAVFLQANSPKLTKEGVEPLNAYPIDYGVSVGRWDEFAIMLWGIPKASDYKNTKAFKAMVGIEAPEYDTLYAYGSDTPLTREQAIQAGEEGKLRIGWIQDNTHSFLCFNGLAAARTLEFFDLSLCGGKLAEKLPYTDQIWHYKVIGASMMLAGFVLLMIALGMTLLQTAFFKPIVQPEPVSLITLHDGKAKGMYTAFYVFSFLVPAFLFTWANEIRVHATWANVIAPQIKFPTTNFWNLPVVNGAVVFNVVHGAIMIALFAVIYFLIAKPNGGKFSSTGLTVSPEKIGKSILLAIVVFVIFYIVVHIFHAATGMEFGFYKFYIKAMSADKWGRFIKYFLFFFVYALISGVLLNSITRVNGLKEWQNFLLMLVVSVGGLALFQFVNYQVLYKTGYQLLFFVPGTAAAKGAVPVGALAAAGLTGGGLPNCYSGIVLYASFFSVPAGTVLTRVFYKKTGNVWAGAMLVGLFSTFLAVCGANVGRIL